A genome region from Platichthys flesus chromosome 12, fPlaFle2.1, whole genome shotgun sequence includes the following:
- the si:dkey-191g9.7 gene encoding uncharacterized protein si:dkey-191g9.7, with protein MKASKELHPSLHSSAREMKEGRTAHQQQVDYCERSLMAEAGHPVMEHQQGGSVSMESSLSGQTLFDASSQSIKPSKIAGQAGHVCPEEPEDSFSKICPATPAIRESNCSSVKVSRQPGEQERNSSKHCVPPLGSASPPNVANKYTPSFHHKILGNITDDPPPANRTLQSIKPASLPVHRSHLDTFPLVKVAVPPQVPDSGIFELVYHGADKSIQEVESLRTLACKQPMQMQHCNIVTTLCRGTSSRESGVQQPQSKCVCVLSTNAEVNMEGNEEKCHLLPKCDKELCYGSYIHHANFEDTFAAYCHPKSIQAPSQLLPHLTGIEPSSDMQQATAPPSVTTHLGLPRLMSSVSETGLDAKHLLRCCDFNCCWISSLPPGAGSPCQKHFRGEDCCSNPIGHMRTMTRDIGTLTTPRELRDVGVQTGQPDTPHVFPQICLAEESRSETSYSNTPSLTNTDSDAGKKTDGSPKSPVKEVKWDAEGMTWEVYGASVDPEELGTAIQRHLELQIKETASRAAKLSRQNTNTFRQSGTTGCQRKRSRMIGSIRTCFTRTTTAID; from the coding sequence gTCTTTGATGGCAGAGGCCGGGCATCCTGTGATGGAGCACCAACAAGGGGGAAGTGTTTCGATGGAATCATCTCTCTCTGGTCAGACCCTCTTTGATGCCTCCTCACAGTCAATAAAACCCTCCAAAATAGCTGGACAGGCAGGCCATGTCTGCCCGGAGGAGCCAGAGGATTCTTTTAGTAAGATATGTCCAGCAACTCCTGCGATCAGAGAATCTAACTGCAGCAGCGTGAAGGTCAGCAGACAGCCTGGTGAACAGGAACGAAACTCTTCCAAACACTGTGTCCCCCCCTTGGGTTCAGCATCTCCTCCTAATGTGGCTAACAAATATACACCCTCATTTCACCACAAGATTTTGGGGAATATAACTGATGACCCCCCTCCGGCCAACAGGACTCTACAGAGTATAAAGCCAGCCTCTTTGCCTGTTCACAGGAGTCACTTGGATACTTTCCCTCTGGTTAAAGTTGCAGTACCTCCCCAGGTACCAGATAGTGGTATTTTTGAACTTGTTTACCATGGAGCAGATAAGAGTATCCAAGAAGTTGAGAGTCTACGCACATTAGCCTGCAAGCAACCCATGCAGATGCAACATTGCAACATTGTCACCACTCTTTGCCGAGGGACCAGTAGTAGAGAGAGTGGTGTTCAGCAGCCTCAGAgcaagtgtgtatgtgtcttaTCCACTAATGCAGAAGTCAACATGGAGGGCAACGAAGAAAAGTGCCACCTTCTTCCCAAATGTGACAAGGAACTCTGTTATGGCTCCTACATCCATCATGCCAATTTTGAAGACACATTTGCTGCCTACTGCCATCCCAAGTCCATCCAAGCCCCCTCCCAGCTGCTGCCACACTTGACAGGCATAGAACCAAGCAGTGACATGCAGCAAGCCACAGCACCTCCATCAGTGACAACCCACCTTGGCCTGCCTCGCCTCATGTCCTCTGTCAGTGAGACAGGCCTGGATGCCAAACATCTGCTGCGATGCTGCGACTTCAACTGTTGTTGGATCAGCTCATTGCCTCCTGGTGCTGGGTCACCATGCCAAAAACACTTCAGGGGAGAGGATTGCTGCAGCAATCCCATTGGCCATATGAGAACCATGACCCGGGACATTGGGACACTGACAACCCCTAGAGAGCTAAGGGATGTTGGGGTGCAGACAGGACAGCCTGACACACCTCATGTGTTCCCCCAAATCTGTTTGGCAGAGGAAAGCAGAAGTGAGACCTCCTACAGCAACACTCCATCACTGACAAACACTGACAGTGATGCAGGCAAGAAAACAGATGGTAGTCCTAAGTCCCcagtgaaggaggtgaagtgggATGCAGAGGGGATGACATGGGAGGTGTATGGAGCCTCCGTTGACCCTGAGGAGCTGGGTACAGCCATCCAGAGACACCTGGAGCTGCAGATCAAGGAGACAGCGAGTCGGGCTGCCAAGCTGTCACGCCAGAATACAAACACCTTCCGGCAGAGTGGGACCACTGGCTgtcagagaaagaggagcagaaTGATAGGCTCCATTCGAACCTGCTTTACTCGCACCACTACAGCTATTGACTGA
- the polr1c gene encoding DNA-directed RNA polymerases I and III subunit RPAC1, translated as MAAIMDNVEEIRNRVILGEFGVKNVHTTDFPGNYPGYDDTWDMEKFQKNFRIDVVSLDENSMEFDMVGIDAAIANAFRRILLAEVPTMAIEKVFMYNNTSIVQDEVLAHRLGLIPIKADPRLFEYRNTGEETSEEEGSEIDTIQMQLKIKCSINPRASKDSSDPRELYLNHMVYSRDIKWVPIGNQADVFADSSIGPVHEDILIAQLRPGQELDIIMHCVKGTGKDHAKFSPVATASYRLLPEITLLELVEGEKAKRLKCCFSQGVIDLEEIHGRKVAKVVNSRLDTCSREVLRHDDLKNLVKIGRVRDHFIFTVESTGILAPDVLVTEAVKVLMSKCQRFLSELDSTGME; from the exons ATGGCTGCGATCATGGATAACGTGGAAGAGATTCGGAATCGAGTAATTCTTGGGGAATTTGGAGTCAAGAAT gttCATACAACAGATTTCCCAGGAAACTACCCCGGCTATGATGATACGTGGGACATGGAGAAGTTTCAAAAG AACTTCCGAATTGATGTAGTTTCTCTGGATGAGAACAGTATGGAGTTTGACATGGTGGGCATAGATGCAGCCATTGCCAATGCTTTCAGAAGGATCTTACTAGCAGAG GTGCCTACCATGGCTATAGAGAAGGTGTTTATGTACAACAACACGTCTATCGTCCAGGATGAAGTCCTGGCCCACAGATTAGGTCTCATACCCATCAAAGCTGATCCCCGCCTTTTTGAGTACAGGAATACTG GTGAGGAGACATCAGAGGAAGAAGGATCAGAAATAGACACTATTCAAATGCAGCTTAAGATTAAATGCAGCATAAACCCCAGAGCAAGCAAAGACTCCTCTGACCCACGAGAGTTGTATCTGAACCACATGG TTTATTCCAGGGACATAAAGTGGGTTCCTATTGGAAACCAAGCAGACGTCTTTGCAGACTCCAGCATTGGACCTGTACATGAAGACATCTTGATTGCTCAGCTGCGACCAGGACAGGAGCTGGACATTATTATGCACTGCGTCAAAGGAACTG GTAAAGACCATGCCAAGTTTTCTCCAGTAGCCACTGCAAGTTATCGCCTTCTGCCAGAGATCACTCtcctggagctggtggagggagagaaggccAAGCGTTTAAAATGCTGCTTCTCTCAAGGAGTCATTGACCTGGAGGAAATTCATG GGAGAAAGGTTGCCAAGGTGGTGAACAGTCGCCTGGATACGTGCAGCAGGGAAGTCCTCCGTCACGATGACCTGAAGAATCTGGTGAAAATCGGAAGAGTGCGAGACCATTTCATTT TTACTGTGGAGTCGACGGGCATATTGGCTCCAGATGTCCTGGTCACGGAGGCTGTTAAAGTCCTCATGAGCAAGTGTCAGAGGTTTCTTAGTGAACTTGACTCTACTGGCATGGAGTGA